The Diaphorobacter ruginosibacter genome contains a region encoding:
- the lpxC gene encoding UDP-3-O-acyl-N-acetylglucosamine deacetylase has protein sequence MLQQRTIKTLTRAVGVGLHSGQRVELTLRPAQPDTGIVFRRVDLPEPVDIPVNALAIVDTRMASTIGVGGAKVHTVEHLMSACAGLGIDNLYIDITAEEVPILDGSSASFVFLLQSAGVEKQNAPKKFIRITKPVEIRQGEGANLKWARLDPYHGFKLRFEIDFAHPAVDSTGQCVEFDMGAGNYTRDIARARTFGFTKDVEMMRANGLALGGGLDNAIVMDDYKVLNSDGLRYDDEFVKHKILDAIGDLYVVGKPLLAAYSAFRSGHGLNNLLLRELLAHEDCWEIATFDSERQAPAGFAMPAHAW, from the coding sequence ATGCTTCAGCAACGTACCATCAAGACTCTGACACGCGCCGTGGGCGTGGGTCTGCACAGCGGCCAGAGGGTCGAGTTGACGTTGCGTCCGGCACAGCCCGATACCGGCATCGTGTTCCGGCGGGTGGATCTTCCCGAGCCCGTGGACATTCCCGTGAATGCGCTGGCGATCGTCGATACGCGCATGGCGTCGACGATCGGCGTGGGCGGTGCCAAGGTCCATACCGTGGAGCATCTGATGTCGGCCTGCGCCGGCCTCGGCATCGACAACCTGTACATCGACATCACGGCCGAGGAAGTGCCCATTCTGGACGGGTCTTCCGCGTCGTTCGTGTTCCTGCTGCAAAGCGCGGGTGTCGAGAAGCAGAACGCTCCCAAGAAATTCATCCGCATCACCAAGCCCGTCGAGATCCGGCAGGGCGAGGGCGCCAACCTCAAATGGGCGCGTCTCGATCCGTACCACGGCTTCAAGCTGCGCTTCGAGATCGATTTTGCACACCCCGCGGTCGACTCCACCGGCCAGTGCGTCGAGTTCGACATGGGCGCGGGCAACTACACCCGCGACATCGCCCGGGCGCGCACCTTCGGCTTTACGAAGGACGTGGAGATGATGCGCGCCAACGGCCTCGCGCTCGGGGGCGGCCTCGACAACGCGATCGTGATGGACGACTACAAGGTCCTCAATTCCGACGGCCTGCGCTACGACGACGAGTTCGTGAAGCACAAGATCCTCGACGCCATCGGCGACCTGTACGTGGTCGGCAAGCCGTTGCTGGCGGCCTACAGCGCCTTCCGCTCGGGCCATGGCCTCAACAATCTGCTGCTGCGCGAACTGCTTGCGCACGAGGATTGCTGGGAGATCGCCACCTTCGACAGCGAGCGCCAGGCGCCCGCGGGCTTCGCGATGCCCGCGCACGCATGGTGA
- the ftsZ gene encoding cell division protein FtsZ: protein MTIEMIESEEFNQGTQIKVIGVGGGGGNAVEHMISRSVQGVEFVCANTDAQALTRSSAHRTIQLGGSGLGAGSKPDKGKEAAEQAVEDIRQAIQGAHMLFITAGMGGGTGTGAAPVIARVAKDMGILTVGVVTKPFDWEGGRRMKNADEGLTELEANVDSLIVVLNEKLLDVLGDEITQDEAFAHANDVLKNAVGGIAEIINEYGQVNVDFEDVRTVMGEPGKAMMGTATASGPDRARIAAEQAIACPLLEGIDLSGAKGVLVLVTASKGSLKLSESRLAMNTINAYASQDAHVIFGAAYDESLGDDIRVTVVATGLSRANARRQPISVVQGGLRTGTDNLPYTMAVGGVTASGGISGGAAQPGYDNMSVPSVWRTNRTHATARVDALSSGGMEELEIPAFLRKQAD from the coding sequence ATGACCATCGAAATGATCGAGTCCGAAGAGTTCAACCAGGGCACGCAGATCAAGGTGATCGGTGTGGGCGGCGGCGGCGGAAATGCCGTTGAACACATGATTTCCCGCAGCGTGCAAGGTGTGGAGTTTGTTTGCGCCAACACGGATGCACAGGCTCTGACACGCAGCAGCGCACATCGCACCATCCAGCTGGGCGGCAGCGGCCTGGGCGCGGGCAGCAAGCCCGACAAGGGCAAGGAAGCCGCCGAGCAGGCCGTCGAGGATATCCGCCAGGCCATCCAGGGTGCTCACATGCTGTTCATCACGGCGGGCATGGGCGGCGGCACCGGCACCGGTGCGGCTCCCGTGATCGCACGCGTTGCCAAGGACATGGGCATTCTCACCGTCGGCGTGGTGACCAAGCCATTCGACTGGGAAGGCGGCCGTCGCATGAAGAATGCCGACGAAGGCCTGACCGAGCTCGAGGCCAATGTCGACTCGCTGATCGTTGTGCTCAACGAAAAGCTGCTCGACGTGCTGGGCGACGAAATCACGCAGGACGAAGCGTTCGCGCATGCCAATGACGTTCTCAAGAACGCCGTGGGCGGCATTGCCGAAATCATCAACGAGTACGGCCAGGTGAACGTCGACTTCGAAGACGTGCGCACCGTGATGGGCGAGCCGGGCAAGGCGATGATGGGCACGGCCACCGCGAGCGGCCCCGACCGCGCGCGCATCGCTGCCGAGCAGGCGATTGCCTGCCCGCTGCTGGAAGGCATCGACCTGTCGGGCGCCAAGGGCGTGCTGGTCCTGGTCACGGCAAGCAAGGGCAGCCTCAAGCTGTCCGAGTCGCGCCTGGCCATGAACACCATCAACGCCTACGCGTCGCAGGATGCGCACGTGATCTTCGGTGCGGCCTACGACGAGTCGCTGGGCGACGACATCCGCGTGACGGTGGTGGCCACCGGCCTGTCGCGTGCCAACGCACGTCGCCAGCCGATTTCGGTGGTGCAGGGCGGCCTGCGCACCGGCACCGACAACCTGCCCTACACCATGGCTGTTGGCGGCGTGACTGCATCGGGAGGCATCAGCGGTGGTGCTGCACAGCCCGGCTACGACAACATGTCGGTGCCGAGCGTGTGGCGCACCAACCGCACCCATGCGACAGCGCGCGTGGATGCCCTGTCCTCGGGCGGCATGGAGGAGCTGGAAATCCCCGCCTTCCTGCGCAAGCAGGCGGACTGA
- the thiC gene encoding phosphomethylpyrimidine synthase ThiC, whose translation MNAIDKFSHLLSLTREPFPASTKNYLIGSQPDVRVPVRDIALTNGETVSVYDTSGPYTDPKVGIDVRQGLPSVRGSWIDARGDSEYYAGRLRVALDDGRKGDADDIRLDQLRAEAAALQRQPRRAKSGANVTQMHYAKRGIITPEMEYVAIRENGRREWMQQYMQDTAREQRLAGNPMGANIPRIITPEFVRDEVARGRAIIPANINHPEVEPMAIGRNFLVKINANIGNSAVTSSIEEEVEKLVWAIRWGADNVMDLSTGKNIHTTRDWIVRNSPVPIGTVPIYQALEKVGGIAEDLTWEIFRDTLVEQAEQGVDYFTIHAGVRLAYIHLTAQRRTGIVSRGGSIMAKWCMAHHRESFLYEHFEDICDIMKQYDVSFSLGDGLRPGCASDANDEAQFAELHTLGELTQIAWKHDVQTMIEGPGHVPMHMIQSNMTEQLKHCNEAPFYTLGPLTIDIAPGYDHIASAIGAAMIGWFGTAMLCYVTPKEHLGLPDRDDVKQGIIAYKIAAHAADVAKGHPGSRSRDDALSQARFDFRWEDQFNLGLDPDTAREFHDETLPKDSAKVAHFCSMCGPKFCSMKITQEVREFAAKGMQEKAGEFREGGGELYIPIQPVA comes from the coding sequence ATGAACGCCATCGACAAGTTTTCCCACCTGCTTTCGCTCACACGCGAACCCTTTCCTGCTTCCACCAAGAACTACCTGATCGGCAGCCAGCCCGACGTGCGCGTGCCCGTGCGCGACATCGCGCTGACCAATGGCGAGACGGTGAGCGTCTATGACACCTCGGGTCCCTACACCGACCCGAAGGTGGGGATCGACGTGCGCCAGGGCCTGCCCAGCGTGCGCGGCAGCTGGATCGATGCGCGTGGCGACAGCGAATACTATGCGGGCCGCCTGCGCGTGGCGCTTGACGATGGCCGCAAGGGCGACGCCGACGACATCCGCCTCGACCAGCTGCGTGCCGAAGCGGCCGCGCTGCAGCGCCAGCCGCGCCGCGCGAAAAGCGGTGCCAACGTGACGCAGATGCACTACGCCAAGCGCGGCATCATCACTCCCGAAATGGAATACGTGGCGATTCGCGAAAACGGCCGCCGCGAGTGGATGCAGCAATACATGCAGGACACTGCGCGCGAGCAGCGCCTGGCCGGCAATCCCATGGGTGCGAACATTCCCCGGATCATCACCCCCGAGTTCGTGCGTGACGAGGTGGCTCGCGGCCGCGCGATCATTCCCGCCAACATCAACCACCCCGAGGTCGAGCCAATGGCGATCGGCCGCAACTTCCTGGTGAAGATCAACGCCAACATCGGCAACTCCGCGGTGACCTCGAGCATCGAGGAAGAAGTGGAAAAGCTGGTGTGGGCGATCCGCTGGGGCGCCGACAATGTGATGGACCTCTCGACCGGCAAGAACATCCACACCACGCGCGACTGGATCGTGCGCAACTCGCCGGTGCCGATCGGCACCGTGCCGATCTACCAGGCGCTGGAGAAGGTGGGCGGCATCGCCGAGGACCTGACCTGGGAAATCTTCCGCGACACCCTGGTTGAGCAGGCCGAGCAGGGCGTGGACTATTTCACGATCCATGCTGGCGTGCGCCTGGCCTATATCCACCTCACCGCGCAGCGCCGCACCGGCATCGTCTCGCGCGGCGGCTCGATCATGGCCAAGTGGTGCATGGCGCATCACCGCGAAAGCTTCCTGTACGAGCATTTCGAGGACATCTGCGACATCATGAAACAGTACGACGTGAGCTTCTCGCTCGGCGACGGCCTGCGTCCCGGCTGCGCATCCGATGCGAACGACGAGGCACAGTTCGCCGAGCTGCACACGCTGGGCGAACTCACGCAGATCGCCTGGAAGCATGACGTGCAGACCATGATCGAAGGCCCCGGCCACGTGCCCATGCACATGATCCAGTCGAACATGACCGAGCAGCTCAAGCACTGCAACGAGGCGCCGTTCTACACCCTGGGCCCCCTGACGATCGACATCGCACCGGGCTACGACCACATCGCCTCGGCCATCGGCGCTGCGATGATCGGCTGGTTCGGTACCGCGATGCTGTGCTACGTGACGCCCAAGGAGCACCTGGGCCTGCCCGACCGCGACGACGTGAAGCAGGGCATCATCGCCTACAAGATCGCGGCGCACGCGGCCGATGTGGCCAAGGGACATCCGGGCTCGCGCTCGCGCGATGATGCGCTCAGCCAGGCGCGCTTCGATTTCCGCTGGGAAGACCAGTTCAACCTGGGTCTCGACCCCGATACCGCACGCGAATTCCACGACGAGACGCTGCCCAAGGACAGTGCCAAGGTGGCGCACTTCTGCTCGATGTGCGGACCGAAGTTCTGCTCGATGAAGATCACGCAGGAGGTGCGTGAGTTCGCGGCCAAGGGCATGCAGGAGAAGGCCGGCGAGTTCCGTGAAGGCGGCGGCGAGCTCTACATTCCGATCCAGCCCGTGGCGTGA
- the ruvC gene encoding crossover junction endodeoxyribonuclease RuvC, whose amino-acid sequence MRILGIDPGLQTTGFGVVDVDGHRLGYVGSGTIRTTALARGDLPGRLKVLFEGVTEVVKRYQPDQATVEIVFVNVNPQSTLLLGQARGAALAALVSQDLPVAEYTALQMKKAMVGHGRAAKSQVQEMVRRLLQLPGLPGTDAADALGLAITHAHAGMAMARVNEVAQLQRKQHAMYRAGRSY is encoded by the coding sequence GTGAGAATTCTGGGAATCGACCCTGGACTGCAGACCACCGGATTCGGGGTCGTGGACGTCGACGGCCATCGACTGGGCTACGTGGGCAGCGGCACCATCCGGACCACCGCGCTCGCACGCGGCGACCTGCCGGGACGCCTGAAGGTGCTGTTCGAGGGCGTCACCGAGGTCGTCAAGCGCTACCAACCCGACCAGGCCACGGTGGAGATCGTGTTCGTGAACGTGAACCCGCAATCGACCCTGTTGCTGGGCCAGGCCCGTGGCGCAGCCCTGGCCGCGCTGGTCTCGCAGGACCTGCCCGTGGCCGAGTACACCGCCCTGCAGATGAAAAAAGCCATGGTCGGCCACGGCCGCGCCGCCAAGAGCCAGGTGCAGGAGATGGTGCGCAGGCTCCTTCAACTCCCCGGCCTGCCCGGCACCGACGCGGCCGACGCCCTGGGTCTGGCGATCACGCATGCCCATGCGGGCATGGCGATGGCCAGGGTGAACGAAGTGGCTCAGTTGCAGCGCAAGCAGCATGCGATGTACAGGGCTGGACGAAGTTATTAA
- a CDS encoding RcnB family protein, which produces MTAKIRIATRTFTAAAVALVLGVTTLGTAFAQPARPDITRNDHRDHDRRGHDDRRGYDRHDNRRPNPPGHVRNDHYPRGAGPDHRWHRGDRIPPAYRTRSYVVEDWRTHRLTAPPRGYQWVQYGSDYLLVAIATGVIASLILSN; this is translated from the coding sequence ATGACTGCAAAGATTCGCATCGCGACGAGGACATTCACGGCGGCTGCCGTGGCGCTGGTGCTGGGCGTCACCACCCTGGGAACGGCCTTCGCACAGCCGGCCCGCCCGGACATCACGCGCAATGATCACCGGGATCACGACCGTCGTGGCCATGATGACCGTCGCGGCTATGACCGCCATGACAACCGTCGCCCGAATCCCCCGGGCCATGTGCGCAATGATCACTATCCGCGAGGGGCAGGCCCGGATCATCGATGGCATCGCGGGGACCGCATCCCGCCGGCCTATCGCACGCGCAGCTATGTGGTGGAGGACTGGCGTACGCACCGCCTGACTGCTCCGCCTCGGGGGTATCAGTGGGTGCAGTATGGGTCGGACTATCTGCTGGTCGCGATTGCGACCGGGGTGATTGCCTCGCTGATTCTCAGCAACTGA